The Vidua chalybeata isolate OUT-0048 chromosome 30, bVidCha1 merged haplotype, whole genome shotgun sequence genomic interval CTTTTCCCGGCGCTTTTTGGGGATTTTCGGGCgcttttctctcatttctggACGGGATTCATTCCCCGTCGGGTTTTATCTTCTTTATCCGCCCCTGTTATTCCATGGCCTTCCATTCCCAGCCTGCTTTTCCCAttgcattcctttttttcccatttcattccttttttttttctccatttcaatccatttttccccatttcattctttttttttctccatttcattccattttttccccatttaattcctttttttttctccatttcattccatttttttcccatttcattcctttttttttccccatttcattccattttttccccatttcattcctttttttcctccatttcattccatttttccccatttcattccttttttctccatttaattcctttttttttctccatttcaatcaattttttccaatttcattccattttccccccatttaattccttttttttttctccatttcattcctttttctccatttcattcctttttccccatttcattccttttttctccatttcattcctttttttttctccatttcaatccattttttccccatttcattccattttttccccatttaattcctttttccccatttcattccattttcccccgtttaattccttttttttccccatttcaatccattttcccccatttcattccttttttttctccatttcattcAATTTTTTGCCCATtgcattccttttttccccatttaattcctttttttttctccatttcaatcaattttttccaatttcattccattttccccccatttcattccttttttttttctccatttcattccttttcccccatttcattcctttttttcccatttaattccttttttttctacattccattccattttttccaatttcattccttttttccccatttaatacctttttttttctccatttcattccatttttcccatttcgttccatttcccccccctttaattccatttttccccatttcattccattttcccccatttcaatccatttttccccatttaattccatttcttcccatttcatttcattttttcccatttcattccATCCCCCCCGcttttaattccattttccccatttcatcccattcttttctcattttattcctttttttctccccatttcctcccattttattcccgttttttccccatttcttcccattttattccctttttgcccatttcccccgtttttcccaatttaattcccattttcccccatttaattcccatttttcccgtttttctccatccccttttccctgcccttcccgacccttttttttcccaaacccgggaattttccttttccccttgaACTTGGCATTCCCCGAATTTCTCCCggaatttggtttttttttagggttttttccccttttccacctttttttccccttgggatgagctggaggtgggagcaggggaagggggtGACCCCAAACCAGCGGGATCGGGGGGAATTtcggggaatttgggggaatttcgGGGAATTtcggggaatttgggggaatttcgGGGAATTTCGGGGAATTTCGGGGAatttgtgggaattttggggttttagggACACACGAAGCGTGGGGAAGGTCTGAATTAGGGGCAcgctgaggaaaaaaatcctaaaaaaatcacatttttcccattttttcccccacctgCTTCACCCCTGCAGCTGAACCCCCCGGAATTTTGGGGCCGAGTGGGGGAAAATTcgattttttttggggggggaaaatCCGATTATTTGGAGGAAAACGCAATTCCTCGGGAATCCGGCAGGAAAACGGGGGCGGGGGGCACTCGGGATGAagttttcctgatttttttaatggattttcgggaagttttggggtgggggagcgCCATGAgacgggggaaaaaaaaccccaaaaaaccccaaaaaaaaaccgctccaaaaaaaataaaataaatttttaaaaaaagtaaaaaattaaaaacaagttttaataCTTCAAAATGattgtaaataattaaaaataaaggcgGGGGGGGGGTTTAATCCCACGGGAGTCTCGCGGAAAATCGGGAATGGGAGGGGGGGGATGGAAAGGGGGGGGCGACACtaaggggggggggaggaggagtgggCGTGTCCGCGCGGGCGCGGGGGCCAATCAGAACGCGCCGTCCCGCTGGGGGCGTGGCCGGCGGTGGAGTAAAAGGGGCGTGGCCTGTGCGGATTTCTTAatggagcggcggcggcgggcgcgcgGCGCATGCGCGCTCGGCGCGGCGATggcgggggggtcccggggcgcGGCGCGGAGCTGCCCCCGCCGCCAGCACCGGAGCGGGAGGAGCGGCGAGCCCGGCGGcggctgggccagcagcagcagcagcagcagcagcaggaggaggaggaggaggaggcagaggaagggcggcgggaggcggcggcagcgcggcaTGACATGACGGCGCCGCTCGGGCTCCCCCCGCGCTGGCCCGACGCGCTCGGCTGCCGCTGCGAGGACGCCCCGCGGGAGAAGCCGCGCATGGAGAGCTTGGGCCACTGCCGGGAGAGCTTGGGCCACTGCCGGGAGAGCCTGGGCCACTGCCGGGAGATGCTGCCGCACGCCGGGCTGGCCGCCCCGGCCGGCGCCGCCGCGGACGGAGCCGCGTACGCGGAGCTGGCGagcgcggagccgccgcggcAGTGCCCGTCGGGCTCGCTGGGCTACGGCGGCTACCCCTTCGCGCCGGGCTACTACGGCTGCCGCCTGGCCGGCGTCAACCTGCAGCAGAAGCCCTGCGGCTACCACCCGCCCGACAAGTTCGCCGAGGCCGGCGGGCCGCTGGCGGGCGAGGAGCTGCCGGCGCGGGCCAAGGAGTTCTCGTTCTACCCGGGCTTCCCGGGCTCCTACCAGGCCGTGCCGGGCTACTTGGACGTGTCGGTGGTGCCGGCGCTGGGCGCGCACCCGGAGCCGCGGCACGAGGCTTTGCTTCCCATGGAAGGCTACCAGCCCTGGGCGCTGGCCAACGGCTGGGACGGGCAGGTTTACTGCTCCAAGGAGCAGGCGCAGCCCGCGCACCTCTGGAAGTCGCCGTTCCCAGGTAGGGATCGGCAGCGGGATCGGGAGCAGCGGGAACGGGCGCGCCCCGCGCTCCGCGCCGCTCCGGCCGCGGGGACGGAGCCCCCGGCGGCCGCGGATCCCAGAAATCCCGCGTGTCCCAGAGATCCCGCGTGTCCCAGAAATCCCGATTTATCCCATCTGTCGGGATATATCCCATAGATACATCGGGGATACATTCCATATATCCCGATATATTTATCCCATCTATCCTGATTTATCCCATCTATGGGGATATATTCCATATATATATTGCGGATATATTCCATATATCCCGATATACTTATCCCATCTATCCCATGTATCTGGATATATTCCATATATCCGATATATTTATCCCATGTATCCGGATATATTCCATATATCCCGATATATTTATCCCATCTAACCCGTGTATTCCATCTATCCCATCTATCCGGATTTATCCCATATATATATTTGGGATATATTCCATATATCCCGATATATTTATCCCATCTATCCCGTGTATTCCATCTATCCAGATCTGTCCCATCTATCTCATGTATTCCATCTATCCGGATATTTTCCATATATCCCGATATATTTATCCCATCTATCCCATATATTCCATCTATCCCATCTGTCCGGATTTATCCCATATATCCCGATATATCCATCCCATCTATCCCGCATATCCTGTGTATCCCATATATTCTGTATATTCCACCTATTCCATCTATCCGGATGTATTCCATACATTCAAAATATCCCATATATATttatcccatccatcccataTATCCAGACCTATCCCATCTATCCAGACCTATCCCATATATCCCGATAAATTTATCCCATATATGTTCTGTACGTTCCCTGTATCCACACATGTTTATCCCACACACTCCGGATATCCGGATCTATTCCATACATCCCATATATTGAATTTATCCCATTTATCCCGTCTGTTCCGGACACCCCAtatatcccatccatcccacaGAGCCGGGTGTATTTATCCCATAAATCCGGATAGATCCCATATAGAATCCCACAGAGCCGGCTGTATTTATCCCATAAATCCGGATAGATCCCATATAGAATCCCACAGAGCCGGCTGTATTTATCCCATAAATCCGGATAGATCCCATATAGAATCCCACAGAGCCGGGTGTATTTATCCCATAAATCCGGATAGATCCCATATAGAATCCTATAGAGCCGGGTGTATTTATCCCATAAATCCGGAGAGATCCCATATAGAATCCTATAGAGCCGGGTGTATTTATCCCATAAATCCGGAGAGATCCCATATAGAATCCCATAGAGCCGGCTGTATTTATTCCATAAATCCGGATAGATCCCATATAGAATCCCACAGAGCCGGCTGTATTTATTCCCATAAATCCGGATAGATCCCATATAGAATCCCACAGAGCCGGGTGTATTTATCCCATAAATCCGGAGAGATCCCATATAGAATCCTATAGAGCCGGCTGTATTTATTCCATAAATCCGGATAGATCCCATATAGAATCCTATAGAGCCGGGTGTATTTATCCCATAAATCCGGATAGATCCCATATAGAATCCCACAGAGCCGGGTGTATTTATTCCATAAATCCGGATAGATCCCATATAGAATCCTATAGAGCCGGCTG includes:
- the HOXC13 gene encoding homeobox protein Hox-C13, producing MTAPLGLPPRWPDALGCRCEDAPREKPRMESLGHCRESLGHCRESLGHCREMLPHAGLAAPAGAAADGAAYAELASAEPPRQCPSGSLGYGGYPFAPGYYGCRLAGVNLQQKPCGYHPPDKFAEAGGPLAGEELPARAKEFSFYPGFPGSYQAVPGYLDVSVVPALGAHPEPRHEALLPMEGYQPWALANGWDGQVYCSKEQAQPAHLWKSPFPDVVPLQAEPSPFRRGRKKRVPYTKPQLKELEREFAASRFITKEKRRRISAATSLSERQVTIWFQNRRVKEKKVVTKAKPGHLHAT